In Williamwhitmania sp., the DNA window AAAGGAACAATTAATAATTCTATCTGCAAAATGATAGTTGGTTTAATTAAACAACTATCATTCAACAATATGAAAAGCGAATCCGATCATCATCCCTAATATTTTTGACAAAAGAAGGAAGTTGCTTAAAAGTTGAAGCCAATCTTCACCACAGGATTTGAGTAAGGTGAAACGGCAGGTGGATTTATACTCCAAAGAAATAGAATACTAACCGACGACCGCTCTCCTAGAGGCTGTACAAGACCAAAACCAGCCAAATAGTTTGAAATCCACATTCGACCATTTTCGGGAAAAAAGGGGTAGTCGAAATAGCGTCGTTCGAGGCTCAAGCCATCGTATTCCGCATGAAGGGTAATGCCTCCCAATCCCATAATGCCAATGTTGTCAAGATTTTGAATGACAGCATATGATACAAAGGTATTTACTCCATAAATTTGGGTTTCAAAGATAGGAAGTCCATAATTTTCATTATTAGCTTTGTAATACTGGTAGTTAATACCACCTCCTACCGAGAAACGTGGAGTTACCCGATAGCCAACTATTGGCGCTAAGTCTATCGCTGTAACAGATCCCGCAGAAAAGCCAAAACTACCACCAAAAAACCAAGGATTTGGCTTCTTTGCCGCTTCTGGCTCATAGTATTGGCCGCTAGCTAATTCTGACAAAAACAGCAAAACAAATGTTCCTAAAAGAGCAATATAATGTCTCATTTTCCATATTTTTAAGCACCTACCCACCCTTATATATATGTCTTAACTAACAAAATGAAAATAATTTAGGGCAAATCTACTCTATTTTTTCTTCAGCAAATGAACATCTACTTTTAATGCACCACAAGTTAAAAACAAATTCCCAAATGCTGAAAATGTATACCAAAGCGAAAACAGTCAAATGCAACAAATATCCATTTCTACTGATACCATTTGCAAAACATTGCATTTATAATGCTATAACGGTTTGATATAAATGCATATTTTTGCTTGCAGACAATAATCCATCAGAAGATGAATATTTTAATTACCGGAGCAAGTAGAGGGCTAGGCTTTGAACTCGCCTTACGATTTGCAGAGCTGGGTGACCACAGCATAGTTGCCATTTCAAGAAATGAGGCTGGTCTGAAGGAGTTAAAAAACGGGTGCATTCGGAAGAATATGAAGGCACACCTCTACCCTATTGCATTTGACCTTGAAATGGTTGAGAAGTATGAGGCGGAGCTATTGCCAAAAATAGCGCAGCTAATACCCCATATTGACATAATTATTAACAATGCTGGGCTCCTCATCAATAAGCCTTTCGAAAGTATTTCCCTTACTGAAACGGAGCGAATGCTCAGGGTAAACTTCTTGGCACCTGCTCAGCTGAGCAGGCTACTGCTACCATATCTTAGGAAAAGTAACACACCTCATATCCTCAATATTAGCAGCATGGGGGGATTTCAGGGAAGCCAAAAATTTCCGGGTTTAAGCATTTACAGCTCCACCAAGGGGGCCCTTGCAGTGCTGACAGAATGTCTTGCAGAGGAGTTAAAGGAGTTCAACATCTCAGTTAACTGCCTTGCGCTAGGTTCGGTGAATACGCCTATGCTAAACGAAGCCTTTCCTGGCTATAAATCGCCAGTTAGTGCGCTAAGTATGGCCCAATGGATTGCAGACTTTGCACTCAACAGCAGTGGGCTCTTCAATGGTAAAATAATTCCAGTTGCCATAACAACGCCTTAACATCTCAATGGTAACAATAAAAAATGGCAGCCCTATGTAGAGCAGCCATTTTTTAATTTTAGCATATAAGGAGGATTTCCCTAGTTGTATTCTTTTGGAATAATTTCACCACGTAGGACTAGCAGCCCATTCAACGCTAAGGCTTGCATTTCATCTTCTCCAGGATAAACCAAAACTGGTGCAATAAAGCGGACCATCTCCCTCACGTAATCTACTAAAAAGGGGTTGTGAGCAATTCCTCCAGTGAGAATAATGCCATCGACCATTCCTTTTAGCACCGCCGCCATGGATCCTATTGTTTTGCCAATTTGGTAGGCCATGGCATCTTGTATAAGCTTAGCCTTTTCATCACCAGCCTTAGCCCTAACTTCCACCTCGTAGGCATCGTTGGTGCCAAGAAATGCAATTAAACCACCTTGACCCGTTATCATCTTTCGAACATCCTCCAAGGTATACTTACCGCTGAAGCAGAGTTTTGCCAATGCGTACGATGGTAAAGTGCCAGAACGCTCTGGTGAAAAAGGACCCTCGCCATCCAATGCATTGTTCACGTCAATAACCCGTCCCTTTGAGTGCGCCCCAACGGAGATTCCTCCACCTAAATGCGCAACAATGATGTTCACATCCTCATACTTTCTGTCGAGCGATTTAGCGTAGGTTTTGGCGATTATTTTCTGGTTCAACGCATGAAATATGGATACCCTTTCAAATTGAGGGTGTCCTGAGATTCGTGCCACCTCCTGCAGCTCATCCACCACCACCGGATCGGCGATGTAGGCTTGGGCGTTGGGCAACGATTTAGCAATGTTATCGGCAATTAATCCGCCAAGGTTGCTTGCGTGCTCACCCATAACTCCAACGCGAAGGTCTTCCATCATTTTTTCGCTAACCTGATAAACGCCCGATTCAATAGGTCTGATTAACCCACCGCGGCCAACAACCGCAGCAATTGTTTCAAGGTGAATATCGGCCGATTCAAGCTCTCTGAGAATTATATCCTTCCGGAACTCAAATTGGTCGGTTATCTTGCAAAATGGAGCTAATTCCTCCGAAGAATGCTTAATATTCTTTAGAAAAATGGATTTTGTTCCTTGGTAAACCGCAATCTTTGTCGAGGTTGAACCTGGATTTATTGCCAATACTCTGAAATCTTCCATATAGTTTTTTTTCAGGGTTGGTAAATGCTATTTTGCAGAAAGAGCCGCTAGTGCAATGGAATACATTTTAGACTTAACGCTATCGCCACGTGATGTAAGAACGCATGGAACCTTAGCCCCCATAACCATGGCACCCAGCTCGCCCTTTGCCAGCTTAGTGCAAGTTTTAAAGAATACATTGCCCGATTCAATATTGGGGAATACAATGCAATCGGCATCGCCGGCAACTAATCCACCAACCTTTTTAATATCGGCAGCTTCCTTATCAATTGCTACATCCAAAGCCAAGGGGCCATCAACAACGGCACCCTTAATCTGTCCACGGTCCGCCATTTTAGCAATCATGGCAGCCTCTGCACAGGCTGGCATTCCGGCTAGCATTTGCTCAGTAGCGGCCAGAATTGCAACCTTAGGTTTTTCAATTTGAAGGGTTTGAGCCACCCTAATTACGTAGTTGGTAATTGCTATCTTCTGTCCAAAATCGGGAGCAGGAATAACGGCAACATCACCAACCGTAAGCAGCTTATGGTAGGTGGGCACCTCAATCACCGTTACATGGCTAAGAACCGCTTTAGGCGGCATTAATCCGGTCTCTTTATTGAGGATGGCCTTCATATACTTATCGGAGCTAACTAGCCCCTTCATGAGAATGTCACCTTCACCTTTATTGATAAGTTCAACTGCTTTGCTGGCTGCCTTCATCTCATCGGCCTCCTGTACAATGCGGAACTTCTTAATATCTATTTTTTCCTCATCGCATACCTTCTTAATGGTTGCCTCATCTCCAACAAGAATGCCGTCAATAATGCCCATGTCTATTGCCATGCTCACAGCGCCAATGGTATGAGAATCGTTGGCGAATGCTGCAACTAACCGTTTTTTACCCTTGCTACGAACAACATCAAAAATCTGTTCAAGTTTTGTAATTGCCATATAATTGATTTTAAAGTTGGTTTAACTCAATTTACTTACAATGCTTCGAGTATCGGTGGCAATAACCAACTCTTCGTTGGTAGTAATGGCCATAACCTTTACTCTAGAATTAGGTTTAGTGAGGAGTTTATCTTTACCCCTTACACCCTTATTTGCCTCTGAGTCGAATTCAACGCCCATATATGCAAATTTGGATGAAACCTTTTCCCGCAGAATTGGGTCATTTTCGCCAATTCCACCCGTATAGACAATCAGGTCGCAACCACCCATAACCCCAGCGTAGGCACCAACAAACTTGGCTACTCGGTAGTAATACATGTCGAGGGAGAGTATTGCGCGTTCATTTCCGTTTGCAGCAGCGCACTCTATGTCGCGCATATCCGATGAGATACCGGATATGCCCTGCATACCGCTCTGCTTATTAATCAAATCGTTAACACCCTTAAGGTTTAGGTTTTCCTTATCGGCCAAGTAGAGTAACACTCCTGGATCAACGCTTCCACTTCTGGTTCCCATGATAAGTCCATCGACTGGGGTAAAGCCCATGGAGGTATCCAATGATTTGCCATTTTCAATAGCCGTTACCGAAGCCCCATTACCCAGGTGGCAGGTGATAATTTTTGAATTGTTAAAGTCCATTCCAAGAATACGGCAAGCCTTAAGAGCAACGTATTTGTGGCTAGTTCCATGGAAACCATAGCGACGTATACGGTACTTCTCATAAAACTTATAAGGAATGGCATACAGGTAGCTGTGTGCAGGCATGCTCTGGTGAAAGCTAGTGTCGAAAACCGCCACTTGAGGAACACCGGGAAGAAGGTGTTCCATGCTAAGAATTCCCTTTAAATTTGCAGGATTGTGAAGCGGTGCCAGCTCAATACACTTTTCAATCTCGTCCTTAACTTTTGGGCTTACAAGCACGCTCTCGGTGAAGAACTCACCCCCATGCGCTACACGATGACCAACAGCAACAATATCCTCAAGGTTTGAAATTACGCCATGTGTCTTATCCACTAGCGCCTCCAAAATAAGATTGATGCCAACCGTATGGTCAGGTATACTCTTGGTTAACTCAAACTTATCCTTGTCAACAGGTTTATGAGTTAACACGCCATCGTTCAATCCAATGCGTTCAACAAGACCTTTTGCTAACAAATTATTCGATTCATCACTCAGCATATCAATTAGCTGATACTTAATGGATGAACTTCCGCAGTTTAATACGAGAATTACCATTTCTTGAAATTATGATTTGGTTAATATTTTGAAAAGAGAAATTGCAGTCATTGCAAGGTGTTGAGAAGTGCCAGAAGTCTCTTTGCATGGTGGACTGCAAAGTCGATTTTTGGTCGAATCATTTCCTTTTAGCACCCTACTGGATATACAAGTCATTGAAATACAGAAAGATAAATTTCGCACCTTTCCGTCGTAAAATTACTGAAAAATGTGGGGTATACCAGCAAATAAACCTTTTTTATAACACATTTTCTGAAAATTGTGCCAGAATTGCTACATGCTTCATTTCTTTGCATTTATGATTTGAATTTTTTGTGTGAACAAACGTTTGTAGATGCTGTTAGTGAAAAAAACGAACCCTAACTTATTACTTGTATCATGAAGCTTGACCAAATTTATGACCGACTTTGGAAAGAGTATTCAGACCAGAATCCTTCGGCAAAAAAGATAATGCAGCTGCTTACACAGCAAGGAGAGACGGTTGAAAACGACCACATTGCTTTCAGGACCTTTAACATGGAGAGAATTGGCATCGACGTGATGGCAACCCCTTTCACCCTGAACGGCTATGTTGAAAAGGGGCAGTACACTTTTGAACAAAAACACCTATTTGCCAAACATTACGAGCATAAGGACAACCCCTCAATGCCCAAGGTTTTCATAAGCCAGCTCATAAAGGAAGACTTTAGTCCATTTATGCAGGAAACAATCAATCAATCGGTTAATGCTATTCAAAAAAATAGACTCGATCCTGAATATCTCATCTTTTCTGGTAATCTTTGGGGAACTCCTTCCTATGAAACTTACCAGAAACTTAGGGACGAAAGCGAGTATGCAGCGTGGGTATATGTGTATGGTTTTAGAACAAACCATTTCACCGTAAGCGTTAATGCATTGAAAAACATCAGCAGTATTGAAGTACTCGACGAAATACTCATGCAGAATGGTTTTATGATGAATACCGCTGGTGGTGAGATTAAAGGAACAAAGGAGGAGTTGCTCAAACAAAGCAGTATTATGGCCGATATTGTTGAGGTGGAATTTGTGGAAGGGAAATACAGAATTCCTGCCTGCTACTACGAGTTTGCCGAGCGTTTCCCGCTTCCCGACGGTAAGCTATACAATGGTTTTATCGCCAAAAGTGCCGATAAAATTTTTGAAAGCACCAACTTCTACACAAAGAAATAGTTAACTCAACAATCACATTTTGGGTTTAGGAGCGGTGCAGTGCCGCTCCTTTTCCATATATGGAAAATATGGAATGGAATAATTAAGGTTTACTTGGTAGAGACAAAGCCATGCTTTTGGCAAAATTCAAGATATTCCTCATCGAAGGATCGACGTTGGTGCAAAGTGGACTGACCTTTAATATATACCCTAACCTTATCCACCAGCGAATGGCTTACAGAAAATGCCAAGTAGTCGCCATTCCAAATAAATGGGGTTGGCGAGAGTTTATTCAAACTTACGTAGGTTTCAGAAACTATAGAAAGTGTTTCCACAACCTGTGAGATACTTTGCCCTGAA includes these proteins:
- a CDS encoding SDR family oxidoreductase, which gives rise to MNILITGASRGLGFELALRFAELGDHSIVAISRNEAGLKELKNGCIRKNMKAHLYPIAFDLEMVEKYEAELLPKIAQLIPHIDIIINNAGLLINKPFESISLTETERMLRVNFLAPAQLSRLLLPYLRKSNTPHILNISSMGGFQGSQKFPGLSIYSSTKGALAVLTECLAEELKEFNISVNCLALGSVNTPMLNEAFPGYKSPVSALSMAQWIADFALNSSGLFNGKIIPVAITTP
- the buk gene encoding butyrate kinase, which translates into the protein MEDFRVLAINPGSTSTKIAVYQGTKSIFLKNIKHSSEELAPFCKITDQFEFRKDIILRELESADIHLETIAAVVGRGGLIRPIESGVYQVSEKMMEDLRVGVMGEHASNLGGLIADNIAKSLPNAQAYIADPVVVDELQEVARISGHPQFERVSIFHALNQKIIAKTYAKSLDRKYEDVNIIVAHLGGGISVGAHSKGRVIDVNNALDGEGPFSPERSGTLPSYALAKLCFSGKYTLEDVRKMITGQGGLIAFLGTNDAYEVEVRAKAGDEKAKLIQDAMAYQIGKTIGSMAAVLKGMVDGIILTGGIAHNPFLVDYVREMVRFIAPVLVYPGEDEMQALALNGLLVLRGEIIPKEYN
- a CDS encoding phosphate acyltransferase, yielding MAITKLEQIFDVVRSKGKKRLVAAFANDSHTIGAVSMAIDMGIIDGILVGDEATIKKVCDEEKIDIKKFRIVQEADEMKAASKAVELINKGEGDILMKGLVSSDKYMKAILNKETGLMPPKAVLSHVTVIEVPTYHKLLTVGDVAVIPAPDFGQKIAITNYVIRVAQTLQIEKPKVAILAATEQMLAGMPACAEAAMIAKMADRGQIKGAVVDGPLALDVAIDKEAADIKKVGGLVAGDADCIVFPNIESGNVFFKTCTKLAKGELGAMVMGAKVPCVLTSRGDSVKSKMYSIALAALSAK
- a CDS encoding acetate kinase, with translation MVILVLNCGSSSIKYQLIDMLSDESNNLLAKGLVERIGLNDGVLTHKPVDKDKFELTKSIPDHTVGINLILEALVDKTHGVISNLEDIVAVGHRVAHGGEFFTESVLVSPKVKDEIEKCIELAPLHNPANLKGILSMEHLLPGVPQVAVFDTSFHQSMPAHSYLYAIPYKFYEKYRIRRYGFHGTSHKYVALKACRILGMDFNNSKIITCHLGNGASVTAIENGKSLDTSMGFTPVDGLIMGTRSGSVDPGVLLYLADKENLNLKGVNDLINKQSGMQGISGISSDMRDIECAAANGNERAILSLDMYYYRVAKFVGAYAGVMGGCDLIVYTGGIGENDPILREKVSSKFAYMGVEFDSEANKGVRGKDKLLTKPNSRVKVMAITTNEELVIATDTRSIVSKLS
- a CDS encoding DUF1338 domain-containing protein; protein product: MKLDQIYDRLWKEYSDQNPSAKKIMQLLTQQGETVENDHIAFRTFNMERIGIDVMATPFTLNGYVEKGQYTFEQKHLFAKHYEHKDNPSMPKVFISQLIKEDFSPFMQETINQSVNAIQKNRLDPEYLIFSGNLWGTPSYETYQKLRDESEYAAWVYVYGFRTNHFTVSVNALKNISSIEVLDEILMQNGFMMNTAGGEIKGTKEELLKQSSIMADIVEVEFVEGKYRIPACYYEFAERFPLPDGKLYNGFIAKSADKIFESTNFYTKK
- a CDS encoding transposase, whose translation is MPYFRIWIHIVLVTEDRKPLIAGRAGEALLQQFRLLAMEKGILVDCVGGGAEHLHLLVAMGSGQSISQVVETLSIVSETYVSLNKLSPTPFIWNGDYLAFSVSHSLVDKVRVYIKGQSTLHQRRSFDEEYLEFCQKHGFVSTK